The sequence below is a genomic window from Methylotuvimicrobium alcaliphilum 20Z.
AACCTGGCGCCTCTTCTGGCACTGCCGAAATTTGAAGTGCGAAAGGTATAGTTAGATGATTGTCCTTTATAAACTTAAGCGATTTTTTATTCAGCATTGCATTATCTTGAGTTGGCAAGGTGCGGCTCTCGCTTTGTTGCTTTATGTGAGCATTAGCTATGCCTTGCTTTTTCTTTGCGGCGAAACGGATTTACTGGCTTTGCCGGACTTTCCGTATTGGTTGATAGTCACCGCATCGACCGTCGGTTACGGCGATTTATCTCCTCAGACACATGGCGGCAAAATGACGGCCGCATTGTTCGTGATTCCGTTCGGCTTGAGCCTGTTTGCGATGTTCTTAGGTCGGGTCGCTGTTTTTGCGGCCTACCATTGGAAAAAAGGAGTAAATGGTTTGAAACAATTAAACTGCACCAATCACATTTTGGTGATCGGCTGGGGCGAAATGCGGACCTTGCACCTCATCAGATTGCTGCTCCGTGAACAATTTGGTGCTTTAGAAACGCATAAGATAGTGCTGTGCGCGAAAGCCGAGATCGAGAACCCGATGCCGGATCAAATCGATTTCGTTAAGGTCGATAGTTATAACGATGACGTGCAAATGGATCGAGCATGTCTTGAAAAAGCCTCGACGATCATTATCGATACGCCCGAAGATGATGTCACGATGACGACCGCACTGTATTGTGCAAGTCGTAATAAAAGCGCGCACATGATAGCTTATTTCAATGATGAAAAACTGAGCCAATTACTGAAAACGCATTGCCCGAACATTGAATGCACGCCTTCGGTAGATGTCGAGATGCTGGCTAAATCCGCCATGCATCCAGGCTCCAGCGCGTTGCATCAGGATTTGTTGAATGTTCAGGACGGCATGACGCAGTATTCGATCAAATATCCGGCTCAATCCAAAAGTGTTTTATTAGGCGATTTGTTTTTTCCGCTTAAACAAAAACACGATGCGATTCTGCTCGCTGTCGGCGACTCCAAAGGCAGTGTCATCCTAAACCCACCGTTGACACACATGATTCATCCGGGCACGATGATCTATTACATTGCCGATGAGCGCATCGACGGTCTTAATTGGGAGAAGCTGTGTGTTTAGCAAATGGTTCAAAAAAAACGATGCTCAAGAAACAATCCGGAGTCCTGAAGTTATCGGTTTGCGGCTAGGCGGCGCATTCGAGTTGGATGCGCTGCGGCTCAAGCTGGTCGAACCCTTGCTTATTTTTGAAGGTGCCGCCAAAACCCAGTTTATTCAGGCGGTTGGTGAAGTTAAGTTGGACAGCAGCAGTACGCTGCTGCGTTTTTACACTGACGACGACAGCTTTGTACAAGTCCTGTTAAGCGGCGGCATGACGGAAAATCATATCGAAGACGTCAAGCTTTGGTATTTTTACGATACCAAGGCTGTTGGCAGCCAAGCCGATTGGGATCGCTTAATCAATACCGATATTAGTCGGCCGGAATATACACTTGAGGGTCACCGATTTCTTAGGGTTTGGGAAGGTGTCGGCAATTCCTCGCCGCCGGTAGCCATGACTGAAACGACTTATACGGAAACCGACGGTACGAGCGAAACCGATCAATTCGTGATGCTCTACGAAAGACCGGTCGATGATACGTTGGATGAATTCGCATTGGTTTCAGGGGAAGAAAAAATAATAAATGGGCATGCCGACCGTTGCTTGGTCATCGCGACCGGCATCAATTTGCAGTCGGCTGATATCACAATTATCGGTTAAGTTATTTTCTGTTGTATTACCGCCGCCTGGTGCCGATTATACTCATCGTAGATGAAAATTCGGCCTCGGGGTGCTCGTTAAAGGACGCCGTAAACCCAGCACCTAAATTATCCAAGACAATTAACCATGGCCAATGAGTTATGGAATTTAGGTGCTGGGTAAATACGTCCATGTAGGCTCTATGCCAGCCCCATGCTGGCAAAGCCTTTATGAACGCTATGGATGGCGTGAATGTCGATTTTGCAGGAGCAAAAATC
It includes:
- a CDS encoding potassium channel family protein; this encodes MIVLYKLKRFFIQHCIILSWQGAALALLLYVSISYALLFLCGETDLLALPDFPYWLIVTASTVGYGDLSPQTHGGKMTAALFVIPFGLSLFAMFLGRVAVFAAYHWKKGVNGLKQLNCTNHILVIGWGEMRTLHLIRLLLREQFGALETHKIVLCAKAEIENPMPDQIDFVKVDSYNDDVQMDRACLEKASTIIIDTPEDDVTMTTALYCASRNKSAHMIAYFNDEKLSQLLKTHCPNIECTPSVDVEMLAKSAMHPGSSALHQDLLNVQDGMTQYSIKYPAQSKSVLLGDLFFPLKQKHDAILLAVGDSKGSVILNPPLTHMIHPGTMIYYIADERIDGLNWEKLCV
- a CDS encoding YjfK family protein, whose product is MFSKWFKKNDAQETIRSPEVIGLRLGGAFELDALRLKLVEPLLIFEGAAKTQFIQAVGEVKLDSSSTLLRFYTDDDSFVQVLLSGGMTENHIEDVKLWYFYDTKAVGSQADWDRLINTDISRPEYTLEGHRFLRVWEGVGNSSPPVAMTETTYTETDGTSETDQFVMLYERPVDDTLDEFALVSGEEKIINGHADRCLVIATGINLQSADITIIG